From the genome of Psychrilyobacter atlanticus DSM 19335, one region includes:
- a CDS encoding phage late control D family protein encodes MISRRTYLTVTYEGKDITGDTSPYIKGFSYTDNLDKGDSVTLSLTGDKWIKEWTILKGDKLKIELGVINWRNEGDNRTLKCGIFTIDDLSFSGTPDTMSISATSIDVTKDLKGVKKDNTWENVSLREIAQEISTNYSMDLFYDCPEEFTFDKVNQLKESDASLLARLSKEQGMALKITMDKIILFDEKTYEDKETVITFNKSDLESYDLQCDDLEVYDGCELTFYDPILGELLKGEYEAPTSSFYKVKTGKILYKNVDTKVTGTTKEEKEKFLNERAKKILRNMNKNETKMKISHMGDPEYLAGLTTKILGFGRYDGVYLITSVTHDITREYICSLEMRRRLNF; translated from the coding sequence ATGATATCCAGGAGAACATACTTAACTGTAACCTATGAAGGCAAGGATATCACAGGAGACACATCACCATATATCAAAGGGTTTTCATATACAGATAACCTGGATAAGGGCGACAGTGTAACTCTCAGCCTCACAGGTGATAAATGGATAAAAGAATGGACGATCTTAAAGGGAGATAAGCTTAAAATCGAATTAGGAGTTATTAACTGGAGAAATGAAGGAGATAACAGAACCTTAAAATGTGGAATATTTACCATAGATGATCTTTCTTTTTCTGGAACTCCAGACACCATGAGTATCTCAGCAACTTCTATAGATGTAACCAAAGACCTTAAAGGAGTGAAAAAAGATAATACTTGGGAGAATGTATCTCTGAGAGAGATCGCACAGGAAATATCAACTAATTATTCCATGGATCTATTCTATGACTGTCCTGAAGAGTTTACTTTTGATAAGGTAAACCAATTAAAAGAATCAGATGCCAGTTTGCTGGCTAGGCTCTCAAAAGAGCAGGGAATGGCTTTAAAGATAACTATGGATAAAATTATTCTTTTCGATGAAAAGACATATGAAGATAAAGAAACAGTTATTACTTTTAATAAATCAGATCTGGAGAGTTATGACCTCCAATGTGATGATTTAGAGGTCTATGATGGATGTGAACTAACATTCTATGATCCAATTTTAGGAGAGCTCTTAAAGGGGGAATACGAAGCCCCTACGAGTTCTTTCTATAAGGTGAAAACAGGAAAGATTCTCTATAAAAATGTAGATACAAAAGTTACTGGAACAACAAAAGAAGAAAAAGAAAAATTTTTAAATGAACGTGCAAAAAAGATACTTAGAAATATGAATAAAAATGAAACAAAGATGAAAATATCTCATATGGGAGATCCAGAATACTTAGCAGGTTTAACAACTAAAATTTTAGGATTTGGAAGATATGATGGAGTGTATTTAATAACTTCAGTTACCCATGATATTACCAGGGAATATATATGCAGTTTAGAAATGAGAAGGAGGTTGAACTTTTAA
- a CDS encoding ABC transporter substrate-binding protein codes for MRVKKNRIINLCLTVILILFTACESYKEPIKIGIDSWPPCELWYIAEEKGYFGDTPVEIVRFSRWSDSMDSLYIGKVDLVHSSYFNTVYYDSRGESARIILSSDTINGADGLVVKDYIKSVKDLKGKKVAVEIGTDDHFLLYKVLKREGLKENDITIISVGSEEGMEKFISEEVDACFIYEPYLSNAADKGHGKIIAATDETLNYIDALVARNESLEKRKKDYANIIRAWYRAQKFVKNNPQEAYELMASKEGMTYDEFKNFYEDFKFFTLEENKNIFSSEDFKDELKNIEMFLVENNLISKDVEINNLFDADPVAQEAGDKDD; via the coding sequence ATGAGAGTTAAAAAAAATAGAATTATTAATTTATGTTTAACAGTGATCTTAATTTTGTTTACAGCATGTGAATCCTATAAAGAGCCCATTAAAATAGGTATAGACAGTTGGCCTCCTTGCGAATTATGGTATATTGCTGAAGAAAAAGGTTATTTTGGTGATACACCTGTAGAAATTGTCAGATTTTCTAGATGGTCGGATAGTATGGACTCTCTTTATATTGGAAAAGTTGACTTAGTGCATTCATCATATTTTAATACTGTATACTATGATTCTAGAGGAGAATCCGCAAGAATAATACTTTCTTCAGATACAATTAATGGAGCAGATGGGTTAGTAGTTAAAGACTATATCAAAAGTGTAAAAGATTTAAAAGGCAAAAAAGTGGCAGTAGAAATAGGAACCGATGATCATTTTTTACTATATAAAGTTCTAAAAAGAGAGGGATTAAAAGAAAATGATATAACAATAATATCTGTAGGTTCAGAGGAAGGAATGGAGAAATTTATCTCTGAAGAGGTGGATGCATGCTTTATTTATGAGCCTTATTTAAGCAATGCAGCTGATAAAGGCCATGGTAAAATAATAGCTGCTACTGACGAGACCTTAAATTATATTGATGCTTTAGTAGCTAGGAACGAGAGTTTGGAAAAACGAAAAAAAGACTATGCCAATATTATCCGAGCCTGGTATAGGGCACAGAAATTTGTAAAAAATAACCCCCAAGAGGCTTATGAATTGATGGCTTCCAAAGAAGGGATGACCTATGATGAATTTAAAAATTTTTATGAGGATTTTAAATTTTTTACTTTGGAAGAAAATAAAAATATTTTTTCTTCAGAAGACTTCAAGGATGAATTAAAAAATATTGAAATGTTTCTTGTAGAAAATAATTTAATATCAAAGGATGTTGAGATAAATAACCTCTTTGATGCAGACCCTGTCGCTCAAGAGGCAGGCGATAAAGATGATTAG
- a CDS encoding GGDEF domain-containing protein, whose translation MKKFKRVKKTIPYLILVIITIILIYFDMSFKKIENTELSDILSEILICIQPLIWIYFGKVDFKNKNNYYLMTSGFILFYLGNLQDVMDKIYILEGPLSRIENILIPTGLITISIAIIWRFMNEKKIKNTLSEENKVIYDKSIKDSLTGLYNRYHLEERLDNILNELSEIYSDISVAFIDIDNFKTINDTYGHIKGDMTLKNLGEQINNSIRESDYAFRYGGDEFLIIYPNTKVKTALKITERLKQNASMSSVKESEIKLSLSIGITTYRKFENHKKLIDRADKIMYESKKNGKNQITLMNRL comes from the coding sequence ATGAAAAAATTTAAACGGGTTAAGAAAACTATACCTTACTTAATTTTAGTGATAATAACTATAATATTAATCTACTTTGATATGTCATTTAAAAAAATAGAAAACACAGAATTGTCGGATATTTTAAGTGAGATTTTGATATGTATTCAACCTCTAATATGGATATATTTTGGAAAAGTTGATTTTAAAAATAAGAATAACTATTATTTAATGACCAGTGGATTCATTTTGTTTTATTTAGGAAATTTACAAGATGTAATGGATAAGATTTATATCCTAGAAGGTCCTTTATCTAGAATAGAAAATATTTTAATACCAACTGGATTGATTACTATATCAATTGCTATTATTTGGCGTTTTATGAACGAAAAGAAAATTAAGAACACCCTGTCAGAAGAAAATAAAGTCATATATGATAAAAGTATAAAAGATTCCCTAACAGGACTATATAACCGATACCATCTAGAAGAACGTCTAGATAATATACTAAATGAATTGAGTGAAATATACTCAGATATATCAGTGGCGTTTATTGATATAGATAATTTTAAAACTATTAATGATACTTATGGTCATATAAAAGGAGATATGACATTAAAAAACTTGGGTGAACAAATAAATAATTCTATAAGGGAGTCTGACTATGCTTTCAGATATGGTGGAGATGAATTTTTAATTATTTACCCTAATACAAAAGTAAAGACAGCGCTAAAAATAACTGAAAGGCTTAAACAAAATGCTTCTATGTCATCAGTAAAAGAAAGTGAAATAAAATTAAGCTTGAGCATTGGAATCACTACATATAGAAAATTTGAAAATCATAAAAAATTGATAGATAGAGCTGATAAAATTATGTATGAATCTAAAAAAAATGGTAAAAACCAAATAACTCTAATGAATAGACTATAA
- a CDS encoding phage baseplate assembly protein V, producing the protein MEFRFLRTGKISSISYKDTTARVEFDDTPGEISKPLQVLTDHTNKEKNYSMPSLKEDVVCIFLPGSNEGAGFILGSYSTEKNLPKDSGKMKYIIFPDGTKVKYNFESHLLEVDCVGDIDIKGAKNVNISSKNIVITTDKLTINSKATSIIGTSLNIDAITTAKNITAEEVGVTKLTTPKGDVDLHKHKDAENRPTTVPE; encoded by the coding sequence ATGGAGTTTAGGTTTTTAAGGACTGGGAAGATATCATCTATAAGTTATAAGGATACTACAGCAAGGGTAGAGTTTGATGATACTCCTGGAGAAATATCTAAACCTTTACAAGTTTTAACAGATCATACTAACAAAGAAAAAAATTATTCAATGCCCAGCTTAAAAGAAGATGTAGTTTGTATATTTTTACCTGGCTCAAATGAAGGAGCAGGCTTTATTTTAGGGAGCTACTCAACTGAAAAAAACCTACCTAAAGATTCCGGGAAGATGAAATATATTATCTTTCCAGATGGAACTAAGGTCAAATATAACTTTGAAAGCCACCTATTAGAAGTTGATTGTGTAGGTGATATAGATATAAAGGGAGCTAAAAACGTAAATATATCTTCTAAAAATATAGTGATTACTACAGACAAACTAACTATTAATTCAAAAGCTACTTCCATTATAGGAACTTCATTAAATATAGATGCAATAACAACTGCCAAGAATATTACCGCTGAAGAAGTAGGAGTAACTAAACTTACCACTCCTAAAGGCGATGTAGACCTTCATAAACATAAAGATGCTGAAAATAGACCAACTACAGTCCCAGAATAA
- a CDS encoding tail protein X — protein MTREVDIYKTIQGDTWDNISFKVYGEDKFSKSLIRANPRYMNIAIFSGGIELICPDIPNTKNLSLPPWRQP, from the coding sequence TTGACTAGAGAAGTGGATATATACAAAACTATCCAAGGTGATACCTGGGATAATATTAGTTTCAAAGTATACGGAGAAGATAAATTTTCTAAATCATTAATACGAGCTAATCCCAGATATATGAATATAGCTATCTTCAGTGGTGGAATAGAGTTAATATGTCCTGATATACCTAATACTAAAAACTTATCCCTTCCACCTTGGAGGCAGCCATGA
- a CDS encoding HD-GYP domain-containing protein, translating into MKNQSSDFKVENLEISFQRMRNAYSTVIKCQDIIVAAKDEMEIYTKICKILVDEGPYKLAWIGSIGNDSEKKVIPVAEAGFKKGYLSSINISWGDNVYGQGPTGRAIRECREYLMKDIMKGTDYLPWREKAKEFGYRSSIALPIESEGDIIGALNVYSNSKDAFKNEEVELFHRLTKNIAQGIYVLRLKKEREQAQKAHYEILLKTIDAFVLAIEKRDPYTAGHQKRVTKLAVAIAKKLGLSEERIEGLRLGALIHDIGKIYVPGEILNRPGEITKPEFDLIKLHSEIGQEIISGIDFPWDIKKMIIQHHERLDGSGYPNGLMKEEIIIEAKIIAVSDVVEAISSHRPYRPALGIKAALDEIKLGRGKYYDPEIVDFCVELFENENFQWEVL; encoded by the coding sequence ATGAAGAATCAGTCTAGTGATTTTAAGGTTGAAAATTTAGAGATATCTTTTCAAAGAATGAGAAATGCATATTCTACCGTTATAAAGTGTCAAGATATAATTGTAGCTGCAAAAGATGAGATGGAGATATATACAAAAATTTGCAAAATTCTAGTTGACGAAGGTCCATATAAGTTAGCCTGGATAGGTTCTATTGGCAACGATTCCGAGAAAAAGGTCATACCAGTTGCAGAAGCGGGTTTTAAAAAAGGGTATTTATCCTCCATAAATATAAGTTGGGGCGATAATGTCTACGGTCAGGGCCCAACAGGAAGGGCCATCCGTGAATGTAGGGAATATTTGATGAAAGATATCATGAAAGGTACGGATTATTTGCCTTGGAGAGAAAAAGCTAAGGAATTCGGCTATAGGTCAAGTATTGCATTACCTATTGAATCCGAAGGGGATATAATAGGAGCATTAAATGTATATTCAAATAGTAAAGACGCCTTCAAAAATGAGGAGGTGGAGCTTTTTCATAGGCTCACTAAAAATATTGCCCAAGGAATTTATGTCTTAAGACTTAAAAAAGAAAGGGAACAAGCTCAGAAAGCTCACTATGAAATTCTGTTGAAAACAATAGATGCTTTTGTACTTGCCATAGAAAAAAGAGATCCTTATACTGCAGGGCATCAGAAAAGAGTGACAAAGCTAGCAGTTGCTATTGCTAAGAAACTTGGGTTGAGTGAGGAGCGTATAGAGGGGCTACGTCTTGGGGCTTTGATCCATGATATAGGGAAGATCTATGTGCCTGGAGAGATACTAAATAGGCCTGGGGAGATCACTAAACCTGAATTTGATTTGATCAAACTTCACTCAGAAATAGGGCAAGAGATAATAAGTGGTATCGACTTTCCATGGGATATAAAAAAGATGATAATCCAACATCACGAGAGATTAGACGGTTCTGGTTACCCCAACGGGTTGATGAAAGAAGAAATTATTATAGAGGCAAAGATAATCGCAGTCTCAGATGTGGTAGAAGCAATTAGTTCCCATAGACCTTATAGGCCTGCCTTAGGAATAAAAGCAGCTTTGGATGAGATAAAACTAGGCAGAGGGAAATATTACGATCCTGAAATAGTAGATTTTTGCGTGGAACTTTTTGAGAATGAAAATTTCCAATGGGAAGTTTTATAA
- a CDS encoding tail fiber protein: protein MAKYTGTVLTNKGKELLARAILGEAIVFTKVEIGKGILPLGTDKEALTSLIDSFKILSITSSSKLPNGGYRIRISFNNKGFIEDTYLREVGVYARGEDGVEILYSYCNTDTPNLIPNESSGVIESVEDIITYISSAATINAVIDQSNVYATIKDLVEGLATKEDKFNKNDAFNKSFGTITGTVMEGDKRASDLGGEPAFTKKDAFNRSFSHVISSTSKVLIASAYAVKIAYDKGAAALTKATSAQNTANSAQTKANQAYTLASEKEPKFTKKTGFNLNITHLVNSTSKTLVASALAVKTAYDKALEALGLANTNKNAIQNNTEQIENLTKVVKVSGSDFQKLISIPYPTGFTRNNCKVSFQDMGSVVHFIQGYKVTTDGRNYIVNRLLGTSSDYIAEITFTKQF, encoded by the coding sequence ATGGCTAAATATACAGGTACAGTCCTAACCAACAAAGGGAAAGAACTATTAGCTAGAGCTATCTTAGGAGAAGCTATAGTCTTTACTAAGGTCGAAATTGGGAAAGGGATCCTTCCTTTAGGAACAGATAAAGAAGCTTTAACTTCTCTAATAGATAGTTTTAAAATTTTAAGTATTACCAGTTCATCCAAACTACCTAATGGAGGATATAGGATAAGGATATCCTTTAATAATAAGGGTTTTATAGAAGATACATATTTAAGAGAAGTAGGAGTTTATGCCAGGGGAGAAGATGGAGTTGAGATCCTTTATTCATATTGCAATACAGACACACCAAATTTAATTCCCAATGAATCCAGTGGGGTCATAGAATCAGTAGAAGACATTATTACCTATATTTCAAGTGCAGCAACTATCAATGCGGTTATAGATCAAAGTAATGTCTATGCTACCATAAAAGACCTTGTAGAAGGTCTAGCAACTAAAGAAGATAAGTTTAATAAGAATGACGCTTTTAACAAATCATTTGGAACTATTACCGGAACAGTAATGGAAGGAGATAAAAGGGCTAGTGATCTAGGAGGAGAGCCTGCATTTACTAAAAAAGATGCTTTTAATAGAAGTTTTTCTCATGTAATTAGTTCAACAAGTAAAGTCTTAATAGCTTCAGCATATGCTGTAAAAATTGCTTATGATAAAGGCGCAGCTGCGTTAACTAAAGCTACATCAGCTCAAAACACAGCTAATTCGGCGCAGACAAAAGCTAACCAGGCTTATACTTTAGCAAGTGAAAAAGAGCCTAAATTTACTAAAAAGACAGGATTCAACCTTAATATAACCCATCTAGTTAATTCAACAAGTAAAACTTTAGTAGCATCAGCATTAGCAGTGAAAACCGCTTATGATAAAGCATTAGAAGCTCTTGGGTTAGCTAATACAAATAAAAATGCAATACAGAATAATACAGAACAAATAGAGAATTTAACAAAAGTAGTAAAAGTGAGTGGGAGTGATTTTCAAAAGTTAATTAGTATTCCTTATCCAACAGGATTCACAAGAAATAACTGTAAGGTGTCTTTTCAAGACATGGGTTCAGTTGTACATTTCATACAAGGATATAAGGTTACAACAGATGGAAGGAACTACATAGTTAATAGATTATTAGGAACTTCAAGTGATTATATTGCAGAGATTACTTTTACAAAACAATTCTAA
- a CDS encoding phage tail protein yields MIKIDDISILRLLPNFLQEDEEIKFLVQIIQEELDLINTREKNLFLYGNFKILDEPVLDELAYQWRVEGYEQTLSKDIKASLVETAYIVRKTKGTRYAVEKTMKDIHGDFELLEWSEYDGNPYHFKIIGSVPPTSEKLKELYKSINMTKNERSSLDGIIVSSQWEGTNYSGTVFHSSLYEVIPLDPNVASDFEKYLGGRNG; encoded by the coding sequence ATGATTAAAATAGATGATATTTCAATCTTAAGACTTCTTCCTAATTTCCTTCAGGAAGATGAAGAGATAAAGTTTTTAGTTCAGATTATCCAGGAAGAATTAGATCTGATTAATACCAGGGAAAAGAACCTTTTTCTCTATGGAAATTTCAAGATATTAGATGAGCCTGTCTTGGATGAGTTAGCATATCAATGGAGAGTTGAGGGATACGAGCAGACCTTATCCAAAGATATTAAAGCTAGTTTAGTAGAAACTGCATATATTGTCAGAAAAACAAAGGGGACCAGGTATGCAGTTGAAAAAACAATGAAAGATATTCATGGTGATTTTGAACTTTTGGAATGGTCAGAATATGATGGGAATCCATATCATTTCAAGATCATTGGAAGTGTCCCGCCAACAAGTGAAAAACTAAAAGAACTATATAAATCAATTAATATGACTAAAAATGAAAGGAGTTCTCTGGATGGAATTATAGTCAGTAGCCAATGGGAAGGGACAAACTACTCAGGAACTGTTTTTCATTCATCACTTTATGAGGTTATTCCATTAGATCCTAATGTAGCTTCAGATTTCGAAAAATATTTAGGAGGAAGAAATGGCTAA
- a CDS encoding baseplate assembly protein — MNDLNIHNESSEEILGRMVKKYEELSGVSLGLADERRWLLQTVAYSLFIRNEATNEGLKMNLLRYTKGDYATEMGAFTDTERLGAKKASVLLKFEIEEAKEHLLGVNPVRVTPGNNMYFLTPYFEFKPGETIKEVIAVCTEEGIVGNGYLPGEINKIVDPFPFFKSVINMEISQGGAEIESDESLKERIRTAPSKFSTAGPGDGYIYWAKTANQEIIDVNVEMTTPGTVRITPLMKGGELPTDSVLQDVLTICSADKRRPLTDNLVVNKPTQINYDIDFTYYISNRNIGLVNEIQEQVNKAVSEYVTWQKGALKRDITPTELVYLVRSAGAKRVTVVSPTFKIVNSFEVAKEINLNIRYGGVEDD, encoded by the coding sequence TTGAATGATTTAAATATACATAATGAAAGTTCTGAAGAGATACTCGGAAGGATGGTTAAAAAGTATGAAGAGTTAAGCGGTGTTTCTTTAGGGTTAGCAGATGAAAGAAGGTGGCTACTGCAGACAGTTGCTTATTCTTTATTTATCAGAAATGAAGCCACTAATGAGGGACTCAAGATGAATCTACTCAGGTATACAAAGGGAGACTATGCCACTGAGATGGGAGCCTTTACAGATACAGAAAGATTGGGAGCTAAAAAAGCCAGTGTACTCTTAAAGTTTGAGATAGAGGAAGCAAAGGAACACCTTTTAGGAGTTAATCCGGTAAGGGTAACACCAGGGAATAACATGTATTTTCTAACACCATATTTTGAATTTAAACCAGGAGAAACTATTAAAGAAGTTATTGCTGTTTGCACCGAAGAAGGGATAGTTGGAAACGGATACCTTCCAGGAGAAATAAACAAGATAGTTGATCCTTTTCCATTTTTTAAATCAGTAATAAATATGGAGATCTCCCAAGGAGGAGCTGAGATAGAATCCGATGAAAGTTTAAAGGAAAGGATCCGAACTGCTCCAAGTAAGTTCTCAACTGCAGGTCCGGGAGATGGATATATCTATTGGGCCAAAACTGCTAACCAGGAGATCATAGATGTAAATGTAGAGATGACTACTCCAGGAACAGTCCGTATAACTCCTCTAATGAAGGGTGGTGAACTTCCTACTGATAGTGTACTTCAAGATGTCCTGACTATTTGTAGTGCAGATAAGAGAAGACCCTTAACTGATAATCTAGTAGTCAATAAACCTACGCAAATAAACTATGATATAGATTTTACCTACTATATCTCTAATCGAAATATAGGGTTAGTAAATGAGATCCAGGAACAGGTTAATAAGGCAGTTAGTGAATATGTAACCTGGCAAAAAGGAGCTCTTAAAAGAGATATAACTCCTACTGAATTAGTTTATCTAGTTAGAAGCGCAGGAGCTAAGAGAGTTACTGTTGTATCTCCAACTTTTAAAATTGTTAACTCATTTGAAGTGGCCAAGGAAATAAATTTAAATATCAGATATGGGGGAGTGGAAGATGATTAA
- a CDS encoding phage tail protein has protein sequence MIGRLGDIPFEVSFDGKNKKILNFINLKLSGGANYEKHSRKGQKPALEFIDLKTDILTFKMVLRSDFGVDPLELVKKLDLYKNTGETLDFNLGDKPIRSGQYVITSYDAGYEYITNGGKVRKIDVSLTLEEYVELIYKNTDVVIKPKKATKKKSVPQGFNQGMIDRGEA, from the coding sequence ATGATAGGAAGATTAGGAGATATTCCTTTTGAGGTCTCCTTTGATGGAAAGAATAAGAAAATATTGAATTTTATCAATTTAAAATTAAGCGGCGGAGCTAATTATGAAAAACATAGCCGGAAAGGGCAGAAACCTGCTCTGGAGTTTATAGATCTGAAAACCGATATTCTTACATTCAAAATGGTTCTTAGGAGTGACTTTGGAGTAGATCCCCTGGAACTAGTTAAAAAATTAGACCTATACAAAAATACTGGAGAAACTTTAGATTTTAATTTAGGGGATAAACCCATAAGAAGTGGTCAGTATGTTATTACCTCCTATGATGCCGGATATGAGTATATAACCAATGGCGGAAAGGTAAGGAAGATTGATGTCTCCCTTACATTAGAAGAGTATGTGGAACTGATATACAAAAATACAGATGTAGTTATTAAACCTAAAAAAGCTACCAAGAAAAAGAGTGTTCCTCAAGGATTTAACCAGGGAATGATAGACAGAGGTGAGGCTTAA
- a CDS encoding M15 family metallopeptidase, with amino-acid sequence MNKISNRSIKNIQEIDPRLPLIVGMVLARGKVDLTITCGLRSLEDQQKAFKNGFSKLDGVNKKSKHQIGKAIDFIPYPFNGWNDIESFKKVGEELKVCADYLGIKNSYGGDWKTFKDYPHFQLD; translated from the coding sequence ATGAATAAAATATCGAATAGAAGCATCAAAAATATCCAAGAAATAGATCCTAGACTACCTCTAATAGTTGGAATGGTATTAGCCAGAGGGAAGGTAGACCTGACTATTACGTGTGGCTTAAGGAGCTTAGAGGACCAGCAAAAAGCATTTAAAAATGGATTTAGTAAATTGGATGGAGTCAATAAAAAATCTAAACATCAAATAGGGAAAGCTATAGATTTTATTCCGTATCCATTTAATGGGTGGAACGACATAGAAAGTTTTAAAAAGGTTGGTGAGGAATTGAAAGTTTGTGCTGATTATCTGGGTATAAAAAATAGTTATGGCGGGGATTGGAAGACTTTTAAAGACTATCCACATTTCCAGTTGGATTAG